The Haloferax volcanii DS2 DNA segment CGTGGCCGGCCGCAAGGTCGGCCCCGCCGAGGTCGAAGGCGCGCTCATCGAACACGACGCGGTGAACCAGGCCGCCGCGGTCGGCGTCCCCGACGACACCACCGGGACGGCCGTCGTCGCCTACGTCGTCCTAGAAGACGGTATCGACGAGAGCGACGACCTCCGCGAGGAGCTTCGGGGCGTCGTCGGCGACGAGTTGGGCAAGCCGTTCCGCCCACGGGAAATCCTGTTCGTCGACGAGTTCCCGAAGACGCAGTCGGGCAAAATCATCCGCCGCGCCATCGCCTCCATCTACGCGGGCGAGGACCTCGGTGACATGAGCAGCATCGAGAATCCCGAGTCGCTCGAAAAGATAGAAAACGCATCCTGAAGCGGTTTTTCCGCCTTCGTTCAGTCGGACAGCGCCGCGCCGACGCCGTCGTTCCACGCGTCGGCGGTGAAGTCGACCGCGTCGTTCCACGTGGCGACGACCGTCGTCACCGCGAGGTCGCCGGTCACGTTCACCATCGTCCGGATGCGGTCGAGGATTGGGTCGACGCCGGCGACGAGCCCCACGATTTCGAGCGGCAGGCCGAGTTGCGTCAAGACGAGCGTGAGCATGATGAGCCCCGACCCGGGCACACCGGCGGTGCCGATGCTCGCCAGCACGGCCACCGCGACGACCGCGAACTGGTCGACCAGAGAGAGGTTCACGCCGACGATGTTCGCCGCGAAGATGGCCGCGACGCCCTGGTACATCGCCGTGCCGTCCATGTTGATGGTCGCGCCGAGCGGGAGGGTAAAGCCGTAGATGCGCTCTTCGATGCCGAGGTTCTCGTCCGCGTCGGACATCGTCACCGGGAGCGTCCCGGACGACGACCGGATGCTCAGCGCGGTCACCATCGCGTCGCGCGCTCCGGAGAGGAACGCGACCGGCGACCGCCCCGCGACGCCGACGACGAACGTGCCGAGGTAGACGAGCCCGATGTGGACGACGGCCGCGAGGAGCATCGTTCCGATGAGGAGCGCGAACGGGAGAATTGCGTCCACGCCGGCGGTGCCGAAGACGTTGGCCATCAGCGCGAAGACGCCGAGAACGCCGAACTCCATCGCCCCCCAGACGACCTTGTACATCGCTTCCGCGCCGGCGTCAGCGAGGTCGAAGAACGTCTCGATGCCGCGTTTGACCTGCTCGTCGTCGGTCTCTTCCCACGCCAGCGTGAGGCCGAGGCCGAACACGACGACGAAGAAGATGGTCGGCAACACGCCACCGTCGGCCATCGCGCCCACTGGGTTCGTCGGGACGACGTTGAGGACGACTTCGACGGCGTCGGGGGCCTCGGCGCTCTGTGCCTCGGCACCGGCGAGCAGTTCTTCGAGCCCGCGGGAGCCGGGGGAGACGAGGTTGCTCACCCCGAGTCCGATGGCGACCGCAAACGCGGACGTGAGCGCGTACAGCCCCACGACTTGCGCGCCGACGCGACCGAGCGACGACGGCGAGAGCTGCCGGACGCCCATCAGGAGCGTGAACACCACGATGGGGACGATGAGCATCTTCAGCAGTCGGACGAACAGGTCACCGACCGGTTTCAAGGCCGTCGCGGGTTCGCCGACGACGAGGCCGACGAGCGACCCGAGGACGAACGCGACCCCGATTCGGTAGACGATGCCGACCGAACGATACCGGTTCCAGAGAGATACGATGCCAGACTGTGACATGCAACGTGTTTGCACTAACGATACAGCCGGACTATAAATATAGCGGTGAAAATTCCGAATTTAACACCGAGATAGAATTCAATCTCAAATCCGAATTAATAGTTGGAGCTTTCGGTGACGTCTCTCCACCCTACGCGTCGTGGTCACCACACGTCGTCGGGCGCGAGCGCGACCGACTCGGGGACCCCGCCGCCGACGGCGAGCGCCGCTTCGACGGCCTCGTCGTCCACGGGAATCCGAACCGTGCCGCCGGCCAAAAGCGGCGCGAGCACGCCGGCGACGACGGTTCCGGGGTGAGAAAGCGACGACCGGACCGCGACCGTGTCGCCCGCTTCGAGGTCGAAGTCAGCGACGACCTCGCGGGCCGCGTCGAGCAGGTCGCCGTGAGTGAACTCGCGGTCGTCAGCGACGAGCGCCGGGTCGGCGGGCGAGACGACTTCCGGGTGGACCGCGGGGTTCTCGCTCCAGACCTCCTGTTCCCAGTGGGTCGTCGCGGGCGAACTCGGCGGGCCGCCGAACACGGCGAGTTTCTGCCCCGGCGGCAGGTCCTCGAATGCTTCCTCGCTGTCGACGGGAACGACGGTCGCCCGCGCCTCCACTGCGGGGTCGAACGCCGTCACCGCGCCGAGTTGGGCCGCCCCGAGGAACGTCAACAGCGGTTCGGGGAGCGGCGCCGGGTCGACCGCGACGCGAGCGCCCTTGCGGACGCCGAGGTAGCGGAGGACGTTCCCGGCCTTGTACGAGGTCGTGATGAGGTCGTGGTACGTGTAGGTCCGGCCGGGGCCGTCGACCCGGAGCGCGAGTCGGTCGCTCCGCCGGTCGCGGGCCATGAGGTCACCGATAACGTCCATGGCCGGTCGTAGGGAGTCGGCGCGAAAAAAGCCCCCGAGGCGTGCTCGCGGTTCGAGAACGCGGGGGAGTCCAGGCGAGCAGCGCCGAGACGACGCCGGCGCGACGACTCAGGGCGCGCCCGCGATGACGAACGTGCTCTCCTCGGGGCCGTTTCGGAGTTCGCGCGTGTCCTCAGGCGAGACGCGCACGGCGTCGCCGGGTTCGAGGTCGAGTTCCTTGTCCTCGACGACGAGCGTCGCCTCGCCCGAGACGAGGTAGTACACTTCCTCGTGGCCCTGCTCGGCGTGGTCGTGGGGTTTGCCGGACCAGTCGGGGTCGGCCTC contains these protein-coding regions:
- a CDS encoding cupin domain-containing protein; this encodes MSYTKANYEDVDAVGGGLHFLRDELDCVELGFSVLEADPDWSGKPHDHAEQGHEEVYYLVSGEATLVVEDKELDLEPGDAVRVSPEDTRELRNGPEESTFVIAGAP
- a CDS encoding dicarboxylate/amino acid:cation symporter, whose protein sequence is MSQSGIVSLWNRYRSVGIVYRIGVAFVLGSLVGLVVGEPATALKPVGDLFVRLLKMLIVPIVVFTLLMGVRQLSPSSLGRVGAQVVGLYALTSAFAVAIGLGVSNLVSPGSRGLEELLAGAEAQSAEAPDAVEVVLNVVPTNPVGAMADGGVLPTIFFVVVFGLGLTLAWEETDDEQVKRGIETFFDLADAGAEAMYKVVWGAMEFGVLGVFALMANVFGTAGVDAILPFALLIGTMLLAAVVHIGLVYLGTFVVGVAGRSPVAFLSGARDAMVTALSIRSSSGTLPVTMSDADENLGIEERIYGFTLPLGATINMDGTAMYQGVAAIFAANIVGVNLSLVDQFAVVAVAVLASIGTAGVPGSGLIMLTLVLTQLGLPLEIVGLVAGVDPILDRIRTMVNVTGDLAVTTVVATWNDAVDFTADAWNDGVGAALSD
- a CDS encoding AMP-binding protein, which produces MDVIGDLMARDRRSDRLALRVDGPGRTYTYHDLITTSYKAGNVLRYLGVRKGARVAVDPAPLPEPLLTFLGAAQLGAVTAFDPAVEARATVVPVDSEEAFEDLPPGQKLAVFGGPPSSPATTHWEQEVWSENPAVHPEVVSPADPALVADDREFTHGDLLDAAREVVADFDLEAGDTVAVRSSLSHPGTVVAGVLAPLLAGGTVRIPVDDEAVEAALAVGGGVPESVALAPDDVW